A stretch of DNA from Opisthocomus hoazin isolate bOpiHoa1 chromosome 15, bOpiHoa1.hap1, whole genome shotgun sequence:
TCCCCAGGGCTCAAGCTTGGTCGGTGCTGTCCCTGCTGGCCCATGGACCAGGTTGCTCCTGGCGTCCCACCAGCCTCACCAGCTCCAGCAGAcctggcagggccaccagcaCCAGTCCCTCCCCAGCTCGGCCAGCCCAAGATGCTGGGGACAGAACCCAGGGACAGCCAGCAGCACTCACCCACACAAAGGGACGGGGCGAGGGGAGCTCCCTGGGGAGGGACCAGTAGGCACGGGAGGGCTGCTGAGGAAGGTAATGATTCCTTAGAGTTTAAATAGgtttaaaagcactttttttttatgattttgctgcttttcctAATACCATTACAGCCTTCTCCATGGCAACCAGGTGGGGCAGCTCAGACTTTGGTCCCAGCTGGGGAGATTAGCTGCGGAGCTGGAACGATGGGGGGATCGGCTGGGGAGGTTCACGCTGGCTGGGGCCGCAGTGGGAGGAGGACTTCCATGGTGGGGACTTAAAATGAGGTCCCCGCGGCGGCTGTGGTGCCGCTGTACACCAGGCAGACATGAGGTCGGACTCCCGGTGACTCTGGAGGGACCAGCAGTGCTGCGGGGTCCCAGCATCCCCTGCCACAGGCGGTGGGACACGACTGGAGGAGATGCCCTCAAGGAGGTTTAAAGGTGGAGACGGGTCTGGAGACAGGTCTAGATCCTCCCCGTACCGGAGCCGCGCTGGGCAGGGATTTGCTTATTTACCCTCTTTATTTTCCCTGAAAGAGGTGCTGTTGGAGGCAGGGATAAACCCGCTCCCAGGCACAGGTAGGGCTCGTTTAAACTTCCCGAAgaggttttgtgggttttggctGGCCAGCCCTTGCTGGTTCAGCTCTTTTTAGCTTCCAGATTGATTACACCTTGTGTCAATATGTGCTTAGCGCCTATTAGTGGGTGCCTGTATCTCCATCTCTCATTTCTCCCCTCTGATCTATAATTTCCCGgaaaagaggattaaaaataaaggGGGAGGAGAGCACAGCTCGTGGccaaaaagaaagggagaaagcagTGCTTGTGGGAAAGTTGGGTTCCAAGGCTGGAGCCTGGCCATCTTGCTCCGCTGCCTCTTCCCACGCGCACAGTCGTGCTTTGTCTTGGTGTGTCTTCAAGGAGGAACAGGGCTACCAGGACATCGGGGCGGGTTAGCCATGGCTTTTCCATCCagccgctgctggctcatggggcTCCTCTCGCTTAGGGAGAagtggctttttatttatttattttttttctttcctggaaacTGGTAAAAGATTCTGCAGAAGCCATGTTGGACGCTGGTGGGGAAACAACCTGGGACACAGAACGAGGTCACCAGCCTCCCCGGGGTGGTTCTGGTGAGCTGCCAGGCAGCGAGCACCATGGGCCAGCCCCAGAGCATCACCCACCATCATCCCACCGTACacggggctgccagaggagctgaCAGCCAGGGGACCCTCACAGCCGTCGCCTCGTTGGTGGGACCCAGCCTTTGCTCTCTAATTCCCCTGGGGCAAAACAGCACCGAGCCGAGCAGCATGCGGTGCTCCCACCGTCACCTCCACACACGAGGGGCTGCAGGTTCAGCCCCCAGGCTTCTAGTGCCACACTGAGAAgagctttttcctcattttccaaCTCATTTCCCACTCATATCCCCATCAAACCTCGGGCATTTCAGCCCGTCTCCCGGTAAGGGTAACCCCCACCCCTCTAACCCCCTGCGCGACACGGAAGCTGCAAGCCCCATGTGTGTTTCTCAGGTCCCGCTGCCAGGGCCCACCCCAGGGCAtccccagcagagcagggcaggcacgAAGGGAAGGGTCAGCGCTGCTGCTTGGGGATCTCCAGGAGCCCAGGGCACGGCCGGGGGGCACCCCATGAGGCtgctccatccatccctccacgCTTGCTGCCCACGCAAACCCCATCTCCAGCAGGACCACCCTCCCCGCCTGTCCTCCTCCCCGAGCTGCAATAAAAGCAGTTACAGACCAGGGGGGAGAAGCGAGGAGCTCGTCCTGGTGACGCTCGCCCCGGGCCACGCTGTCCCAGGAGCTGAGCCCACATCCCGCCCCAGCAGCGGTGGGGTTAAGCCTGGCCGGGCGGGCGGCTGGACAGGCGTCAAGGTGGTTGCTCCATCCATCCCTGCGCAGTCCGTGGGGCCGGAGAGCGGAGAGGGAGCACTGCCCTGCCCGCCACCATGAGCACAGGCAAAGGTAAGGCAGGGGAACCTGCCCGTCCTGGGAGgaacaggcagggcaggggggtgagGGGAGACACCAAAACTCTGCTGGGGCTTGGTGCTCAAGTGACCCTTAGCTTTTCTGCCCTCTCCACTGCTAATAAGACATTTTGGAGCCCTCGTGCCACCTGGGGTGCTTGCAGGCACCCACAGACCTGGACAGAGGCTGCAGTGACAGGCAGGGGCTGCAACACCAAGACCCCTCTGCTCCGAGGAAGAGCAAGTTCATGGCGGGGGtcactggggaggaaggaggggagggggttGAGGGCCTTTCCCCACaaaagggagaagctgctgctgcaatATAGAGGTGAATTTTGGGGGGTCCAGGCACCCGAGGGGTCTGCGCTGTGGCAGGAGCAGGCGGCAATCCCATGCCCTCTCCCACAGGCTGATCCAGCCTCCAAAAcctcctgcagctgcccagcGTGTGTGACAGGCTGGGACTGAcccctccacccacccaccccctgcccccagcagcGCAGACACCCAGGGGGGGTCTCCTAGAGCAGCCATGGCCCCACGCTGATGGTGTCCCCTTTCCTTCGTGCCCCTCAGCAGGCGTcaccctcctgctccccctggccctgttgctggccacagcctcCCAGCCCCCCGGGGGGGACAGCCTGAAGGACCAGGGGGACGTGGACCCCCCACGCTGCCCCAGCCCTTGTGCCTGCAGCTTGGATGACTACAGTGAGGAGCTCAACGTCTTCTGCAGCGCCCGCAACCTGACGCACCTGCCGCAGGACGTCCCCCCCCATGCCAAAGCCCTTTGGCTGGACGGCAATAACTTCACCCTGCTGCCGGCCGCTGCCTTCAGGAACCTCTCGGCGCTGGACTTTCTGGacctgcagagcagccagctggCTGCCGTGGAGCAGCACGCCTTCCACGGCCTGCGGAACCTTTACCACCTCCACCTTGAACGCAACCGCCTCAAGCACTTGGCTCCCCACACCTTTCTGCACACCCAGAACCTTGTGTCCCTCAGCCTTAACAACAACTATTTCAGTAAGGTGGAGGAAGGACTGTTCGCTGGGCTCTCCAACCTCTGGTATCTGAACCTGGGCTGGAACTCACTTGTGGTCCTGCCCGACAAGGTCTTCCATGACTTGCCCAACTTGAGGGAGCTGATCCTGGCTGGGAACAAGCTCCCCTACCTCCAGCACCAGCTCTTCTGCAGCCTTACtgagctgaaggagctggaccTGAGCGGTAACGCGCTCAAGggcatcaagatcaacatcttcgTCAAGCTGCAGAAGCTACAAAAGCTGTATCTGAACCACAACCAGATCAATGCCATCGCGCCCCGTGCCTTCATGGGCATGAAGTCCCTCCGGTGGCTGGATCTCTCCCACAACCGGCTCGTCTCGCTGTTCGAGGACACATTTCTGGGCCTCCTGAGCCTGCATGTCCTACGCTTGTCCACCAACTCCATCAACAGCCTGAGGCCCAGGACTTTCAAAGACCTCCAGttcctggaggagctgcagctggggcaCAACAGGATCCGGAGCCTGGCAGAAAGGACCTTCGACGGGCTGGGCCAGCTGGAGGTCCTCAGCCTCAACAACAACCAGCTACAAGACATCAGGGTTGGGGCATTCCTGGGGCTGTACAACGTAGCGGTGATGCACTTGTCTGCAAACTGCATCAAGGTCCTCGCTGACTATGTCTTCAAGGGGGTCACCAAGTTGCACAGCCTCCACCTGGAGCACAGTTGCCTTGGCAGGATCCGGGCAAACaccttctccagcctctccagcctGCGGCGGCTCTTCTTGCAGCACAACGCAATCTCCGTCATTGAAGACCAAAGCTTCAGCGAACTGCATGAGCTGCTGGAGCTCGACCTGAAGCACAACAGGCTGAGCCATCTCTCACCCCAGCTCTTTGTGGGCCTAGGCAACCTGGAGtacctcttcctctcctccaacCAGCTCCTGGAGATCTCCCAGGACACCTTCAGCCCGCTTCAGAGACTGTTCTGGCTTGACCTCTCCCATAACCAGCTGGAGACGCTGGACAACACAGTCATCTCCCCTCTGGCCAACCTGCGGTACCTCAACCTGAGGAACAACTC
This window harbors:
- the IGFALS gene encoding insulin-like growth factor-binding protein complex acid labile subunit isoform X2, with the translated sequence MSTGKGVTLLLPLALLLATASQPPGGDSLKDQGDVDPPRCPSPCACSLDDYSEELNVFCSARNLTHLPQDVPPHAKALWLDGNNFTLLPAAAFRNLSALDFLDLQSSQLAAVEQHAFHGLRNLYHLHLERNRLKHLAPHTFLHTQNLVSLSLNNNYFSKVEEGLFAGLSNLWYLNLGWNSLVVLPDKVFHDLPNLRELILAGNKLPYLQHQLFCSLTELKELDLSGNALKGIKINIFVKLQKLQKLYLNHNQINAIAPRAFMGMKSLRWLDLSHNRLVSLFEDTFLGLLSLHVLRLSTNSINSLRPRTFKDLQFLEELQLGHNRIRSLAERTFDGLGQLEVLSLNNNQLQDIRVGAFLGLYNVAVMHLSANCIKVLADYVFKGVTKLHSLHLEHSCLGRIRANTFSSLSSLRRLFLQHNAISVIEDQSFSELHELLELDLKHNRLSHLSPQLFVGLGNLEYLFLSSNQLLEISQDTFSPLQRLFWLDLSHNQLETLDNTVISPLANLRYLNLRNNSLETFSVGFLCASFALEQLWLGGNNWHCNCSLKGLRDFSLQHPVVVPRFVQSVAEGDDAHVPVYTYNNLTCLHPPAVAGLDLRDTTEDSFAHC
- the IGFALS gene encoding insulin-like growth factor-binding protein complex acid labile subunit isoform X1; translation: MSTGKAGVTLLLPLALLLATASQPPGGDSLKDQGDVDPPRCPSPCACSLDDYSEELNVFCSARNLTHLPQDVPPHAKALWLDGNNFTLLPAAAFRNLSALDFLDLQSSQLAAVEQHAFHGLRNLYHLHLERNRLKHLAPHTFLHTQNLVSLSLNNNYFSKVEEGLFAGLSNLWYLNLGWNSLVVLPDKVFHDLPNLRELILAGNKLPYLQHQLFCSLTELKELDLSGNALKGIKINIFVKLQKLQKLYLNHNQINAIAPRAFMGMKSLRWLDLSHNRLVSLFEDTFLGLLSLHVLRLSTNSINSLRPRTFKDLQFLEELQLGHNRIRSLAERTFDGLGQLEVLSLNNNQLQDIRVGAFLGLYNVAVMHLSANCIKVLADYVFKGVTKLHSLHLEHSCLGRIRANTFSSLSSLRRLFLQHNAISVIEDQSFSELHELLELDLKHNRLSHLSPQLFVGLGNLEYLFLSSNQLLEISQDTFSPLQRLFWLDLSHNQLETLDNTVISPLANLRYLNLRNNSLETFSVGFLCASFALEQLWLGGNNWHCNCSLKGLRDFSLQHPVVVPRFVQSVAEGDDAHVPVYTYNNLTCLHPPAVAGLDLRDTTEDSFAHC